A part of Bacteroidia bacterium genomic DNA contains:
- a CDS encoding LamG-like jellyroll fold domain-containing protein, whose amino-acid sequence MTTFRLPITGLMLIFSVLSAFSQSSSDTVFVQTFTFDDPSPIGFSAPYRGSFQFPAPQEYQKILMYYTLKCDPKTSQDNYHCGEWDYLTYTFVVDSSGVMDSTAKSNANFRLFSGGTPDSLSYTTQPSYSWYQDLQQSVVYTDTISFSNSIVGAGNTPAAFPFSTHDVVGRAQFLWTAAELSGAGLSAGNITGIKLNISSIGSEARNLTIRLKHSLLDSLSADNYEETGFTEVYHLNTSPGSNGWMDLNFAQPFNWDGTSNIAVDFAYENLQAGTSASVLSENVGFPAGVVASGNDYFLDFDGASDVVNMGTGPQITGGAPRTIEAWAYTESFNGGGLFQAGPTGTTGADFSFRTMGTTNLWRFQMWGTPDFDVTLPGSLNNWHHYCVTFDGSVAKVYYDGQFIQQKTVSINTGISAFRIGEWSGTRFNGKIDEVRVWDKALPASTIANWMNRTIDPSHPNYGNLVGYYPFNEGTGLVANDESGNGYHGTLQGVPGWQRAAAENYSRNISATSVRPNIIFEQGVFSTTINTVVSVDSFQNAPVQIILYGNPSGPYIIPDNSPNHPSIPTDTILIWEAGKYTFVYDLSGNIVDSVFVSSENTLYRNDHRYFSNIVRYEIGRYITPYGINLDLGPGGTRWVFDVTDYAPLFHDWVYLEAGNNQELLDLQFVMIKGTPPRTVRKIENLWDGSFSYASLFNDTQGKAISKYLDPAASMWRIKTLTSGHGFGGTNTDNCAEFCPRDHRLDINGVTQFQWNLWKECGDNFVYPQGGTWVYDRAGWCPGAIVPYYDHELTPLVNPGDTVVIDYGIENPAPFVAGGNYVLRAQLVTYDQPNFSLEASVEEILSPNSDKRFSRRNPVCGNPRIIIRNNGSTPLTKLLITYGVKNGFMPCYFRWEGNLEFLESEEVELPLFNWTGLNQSDPVFFVALSDPNNGTDENPENDYMEVPFEVTPQLVNGMYLEVRTNGAARENSYSVKDVDGNTVFQRTNLTNYTVYRDTLNLSNGCYVFHFRDDNYFDDFDGNDGISWWANNDGIGYVRWHNATGSVLKTYNPDFGSDIYEQFTIGYIIGQTFEGIQCDPGTAIANPEAAGEISVYPNPSTGEFQLEVKLDKAEDLDIEILNTLGMQVFRNRYRQVQEKTFTLNPGLSAGVYMVSVRTVSGVFVRTIQIIN is encoded by the coding sequence ATGACTACCTTTCGTTTACCCATAACCGGGCTAATGCTGATATTTTCGGTGTTATCCGCTTTCTCTCAATCTTCTTCTGATACAGTTTTTGTTCAAACATTTACTTTTGACGATCCGAGTCCTATCGGATTTTCTGCGCCTTACCGGGGCTCTTTCCAGTTTCCTGCTCCCCAGGAGTATCAAAAAATCCTGATGTATTATACGCTCAAATGTGATCCAAAAACCAGTCAGGACAATTATCACTGTGGGGAATGGGATTATCTCACTTATACTTTTGTAGTAGATTCGAGTGGCGTAATGGATTCTACCGCAAAATCTAATGCCAATTTCCGGCTTTTTTCCGGTGGTACGCCAGATTCACTCAGCTATACTACTCAGCCTTCGTATTCCTGGTACCAGGATTTACAGCAGTCGGTTGTTTACACAGATACTATTTCCTTCAGCAACTCAATAGTTGGTGCTGGTAACACACCCGCTGCATTTCCTTTTTCAACCCATGATGTCGTTGGACGGGCACAGTTTCTCTGGACGGCCGCCGAACTTTCCGGTGCGGGGCTTTCTGCCGGGAATATTACGGGAATAAAACTCAATATCTCTTCCATTGGAAGTGAAGCCCGCAATCTCACCATCCGGCTAAAACATTCTCTCCTCGATTCTCTTTCAGCTGATAACTACGAAGAAACTGGTTTTACAGAGGTTTACCACCTCAATACCTCTCCGGGAAGTAATGGCTGGATGGATCTCAATTTTGCTCAACCTTTCAACTGGGATGGTACATCAAATATCGCAGTGGATTTTGCTTATGAAAATCTGCAGGCAGGTACTTCTGCTTCTGTATTGTCTGAAAATGTGGGTTTTCCCGCAGGGGTAGTGGCTTCCGGAAATGATTATTTTCTCGACTTTGATGGCGCATCTGATGTTGTAAACATGGGAACCGGACCTCAGATAACAGGAGGCGCCCCCCGTACCATCGAAGCATGGGCCTATACAGAAAGTTTCAACGGCGGGGGTCTTTTCCAGGCTGGTCCTACAGGAACTACGGGCGCAGATTTTTCTTTTCGTACCATGGGTACGACAAATCTTTGGCGTTTTCAGATGTGGGGCACACCTGATTTTGATGTAACCCTTCCCGGAAGTCTCAACAACTGGCATCACTACTGCGTAACTTTTGACGGTTCTGTCGCCAAGGTGTACTATGACGGGCAGTTTATTCAGCAAAAAACAGTTTCTATCAATACCGGTATCAGCGCATTTCGCATTGGCGAATGGTCTGGAACACGATTTAATGGAAAAATAGACGAGGTGAGGGTCTGGGATAAAGCACTTCCTGCTTCGACTATTGCCAATTGGATGAACCGCACCATAGACCCTTCGCACCCCAATTATGGAAACCTGGTTGGCTATTACCCTTTTAATGAAGGAACAGGATTAGTGGCAAATGACGAATCGGGAAATGGCTATCACGGAACACTTCAGGGCGTTCCCGGCTGGCAGCGGGCCGCCGCAGAAAATTATTCAAGAAATATTTCAGCTACATCGGTCAGGCCCAATATTATTTTTGAACAGGGCGTTTTTTCTACCACTATCAATACCGTTGTCTCGGTTGACTCTTTTCAAAATGCTCCGGTTCAGATAATTCTCTATGGAAATCCATCCGGACCGTATATCATCCCTGATAATTCTCCCAATCACCCATCCATTCCTACCGACACCATTCTGATCTGGGAAGCAGGGAAATATACATTTGTGTATGACCTCTCCGGCAATATTGTGGACTCTGTTTTTGTGTCTTCCGAAAATACGCTTTACAGAAACGATCACCGGTATTTCAGCAATATCGTGCGCTATGAGATCGGCCGATACATTACGCCTTATGGCATTAATCTCGATCTGGGTCCGGGAGGAACGCGGTGGGTTTTTGATGTAACGGATTATGCGCCACTTTTTCATGACTGGGTGTATCTCGAAGCGGGAAACAATCAGGAATTGCTTGATCTTCAGTTTGTGATGATTAAGGGCACACCGCCGCGGACTGTGAGGAAAATCGAGAATCTCTGGGATGGGAGTTTTTCCTACGCATCCTTGTTTAATGATACCCAGGGCAAAGCGATATCGAAATATCTCGATCCGGCGGCTTCTATGTGGCGGATTAAGACACTTACCAGCGGACATGGTTTTGGCGGTACGAATACAGACAATTGTGCTGAGTTTTGTCCGCGCGACCATCGTCTGGATATCAATGGTGTTACGCAGTTTCAGTGGAATCTTTGGAAAGAATGTGGCGACAACTTTGTGTATCCACAGGGAGGAACCTGGGTATATGACCGCGCCGGATGGTGTCCGGGCGCAATCGTGCCCTATTATGATCACGAACTTACCCCGTTGGTAAATCCGGGAGATACGGTTGTCATAGACTATGGAATAGAAAACCCCGCTCCATTTGTGGCAGGCGGAAATTATGTGCTTCGTGCACAATTGGTCACTTACGACCAGCCTAATTTCAGTCTTGAGGCATCGGTCGAAGAAATACTTTCTCCCAACAGCGACAAAAGATTTAGCCGGAGAAATCCGGTTTGTGGTAATCCCCGAATAATTATTCGCAATAATGGCTCAACACCTCTTACCAAACTGCTGATTACCTACGGGGTAAAAAATGGGTTTATGCCCTGTTACTTCCGTTGGGAAGGCAATCTTGAATTTCTTGAAAGTGAAGAAGTGGAGCTTCCTCTTTTCAACTGGACAGGCCTGAATCAGTCCGATCCGGTATTTTTTGTAGCACTTAGCGACCCCAACAATGGTACAGACGAGAATCCTGAAAATGACTATATGGAAGTCCCGTTTGAAGTAACCCCACAGCTGGTCAATGGTATGTATCTGGAAGTCAGGACAAATGGTGCAGCCAGGGAAAATTCTTATTCAGTGAAAGATGTGGATGGAAATACAGTGTTTCAGCGGACGAATCTCACCAATTATACTGTTTACCGCGACACATTGAATCTTAGCAATGGTTGTTATGTGTTTCATTTTCGCGATGATAATTACTTTGATGATTTTGATGGAAATGACGGCATTTCCTGGTGGGCCAACAACGATGGTATCGGATATGTAAGATGGCATAACGCTACCGGCTCTGTTTTAAAAACATATAACCCTGATTTTGGCTCAGATATTTATGAGCAGTTTACCATTGGGTATATTATCGGTCAAACCTTTGAAGGGATTCAGTGTGATCCGGGAACAGCGATTGCCAATCCGGAGGCAGCCGGTGAAATCAGTGTTTACCCAAACCCTTCAACCGGAGAGTTTCAACTAGAGGTAAAACTCGATAAGGCCGAAGATCTTGATATAGAAATACTTAACACTCTGGGGATGCAGGTTTTCAGGAACAGGTATCGTCAGGTACAGGAAAAAACATTTACCCTTAACCCAGGCTTAAGTGCGGGGGTATATATGGTAAGCGTAAGGACAGTTTCCGGTGTTTTTGTGCGTACCATTCAGATCATAAACTAA
- a CDS encoding malectin domain-containing carbohydrate-binding protein — protein sequence MIRTFSSTLLAILIFTYFQPVMASLPIEFDAGTYGCPSGSNSYIKSANPFISNTTYDSIYLSECFSPTASFTYSIADPDIVAGQTYTLYLHFAEIYHGAGNTNPSGGNQSRIFHVEVEGVRILDSLNIHALVGPAAALVYRYDVVVGVDGDIDVTFIKVVGDPKISAFEVKKFGDPSSFPPSTSIFHINSGNILPVELIDFTAKPIQNQAARLSWTTASENNNFGFDIQKANEKGVFYSIGFIKGVGSSSSSTNYSFDTQALTPGTHTFRLGQTDLDGSVHYSFLTEVTIASVEAPILTQLFPNPTRHEATLTLLTHETQTFTISILSTQGKLAKPAIHQVAQAGANTPVSLNVSDLPQGIYMIRISGNGITRWEKMVVRE from the coding sequence ATGATCAGAACTTTTTCCTCTACCCTCCTGGCTATACTGATCTTCACATATTTCCAACCTGTAATGGCATCATTGCCGATTGAATTTGACGCGGGCACTTATGGCTGTCCGTCGGGATCCAATTCCTACATTAAGTCTGCAAACCCCTTTATCAGTAATACAACTTACGATAGTATCTACTTGTCTGAGTGTTTTTCGCCAACGGCATCCTTTACGTATTCCATTGCTGACCCGGACATAGTAGCCGGGCAAACTTATACCCTTTACCTTCACTTTGCAGAGATTTATCACGGTGCGGGTAATACCAATCCCAGCGGAGGAAATCAAAGCAGGATTTTTCATGTTGAAGTGGAAGGCGTGAGAATTCTCGATAGTCTCAATATACATGCCCTGGTAGGTCCCGCTGCTGCGCTCGTGTACAGATACGATGTTGTGGTTGGAGTCGATGGCGACATTGACGTGACCTTCATAAAAGTTGTGGGTGATCCTAAAATATCGGCTTTTGAAGTAAAGAAATTTGGGGATCCTTCTTCTTTCCCGCCATCCACATCGATTTTCCACATCAATTCAGGGAATATACTTCCTGTCGAGCTTATCGATTTTACAGCAAAACCTATTCAGAATCAGGCAGCCAGACTTTCATGGACAACCGCTTCAGAAAATAACAATTTTGGGTTCGACATTCAGAAAGCAAACGAAAAAGGCGTTTTCTATTCTATCGGTTTTATAAAAGGTGTAGGAAGTAGTTCCTCTTCCACTAATTATTCTTTTGATACTCAAGCCCTAACCCCTGGCACTCATACCTTTCGCCTTGGTCAGACAGATCTCGACGGCTCTGTTCATTATAGTTTTTTGACTGAGGTGACCATAGCAAGTGTTGAAGCACCGATACTTACCCAACTGTTCCCTAACCCCACCCGCCATGAGGCTACGCTTACACTGTTGACACATGAAACTCAAACATTTACCATTTCTATTCTCTCTACCCAAGGCAAACTCGCAAAGCCGGCCATTCACCAGGTCGCTCAGGCAGGAGCCAATACACCCGTTTCACTGAATGTTTCTGACTTACCACAAGGTATTTATATGATTAGAATATCGGGAAATGGTATTACCCGCTGGGAAAAAATGGTCGTACGTGAATAA
- a CDS encoding polyamine aminopropyltransferase produces the protein MNSPANESHTYSNRKVAVLLTSVFIIAICGILYELLISSISSYFQGSSILHFSIVIGLFLSFMGVGSYMTRFLNSNLLSWFIIFEILLSVVGGFSTFILYFAFSITPYFYGVAFVLIAFLGTMIGLEIPILTRIVRQYESLQDAMAKVLSFDYLGALIASVIFPLVLLPSLGLMRTAFAIGMLNLVVAILNIWLFRSELQGYMQKLILCGGLMLMLTGGFVWSFRITSFFERFLYQDEIMLSRQSAYQQIVVTKWNQDIRLFIDGNLQFSSRDEYRYHEPLVHIPMMLTMSRERILVLGGGDGLATRELLKYPDVKEIDLVDLDPEITHLGTHHPVFIRLNDSSLNRPNVHIFNQDAYKFVEESSDFYDVIIIDLPDPNNTSLGKLYSKEFYFLLQKRMSAGGVVVTQSTSPYFAPQAFWCIHRTLEEVFPVTIPYQVYVPSFGQWGFNIAIQEPGKIKNGEESLSTQVISNVGKYMQGNSQEMNLKFLNEETLAGLFLFDVDTHEVDVEVNRLDNQALIRYYEKSWDDWR, from the coding sequence GTGAATTCACCTGCAAACGAATCCCATACATATAGCAACCGGAAAGTAGCCGTATTGCTGACTTCTGTGTTTATCATTGCTATATGCGGCATTTTATACGAGCTTTTGATCAGCAGTATTTCCAGTTATTTTCAGGGAAGCAGTATTCTTCATTTTTCCATTGTCATAGGGCTTTTTCTTTCTTTCATGGGAGTAGGATCTTATATGACACGGTTTTTGAATTCAAACCTGCTCAGTTGGTTTATTATATTTGAGATTCTGCTCAGTGTCGTAGGGGGTTTTTCTACGTTCATCCTCTATTTTGCATTTTCCATTACTCCTTATTTCTATGGGGTGGCCTTTGTTCTTATAGCTTTTCTTGGGACAATGATCGGACTGGAAATACCAATTCTTACCCGTATTGTGCGCCAATACGAGAGTCTTCAAGACGCAATGGCCAAGGTGCTTTCCTTTGATTATCTCGGAGCGCTCATTGCATCCGTCATTTTTCCGCTGGTACTACTTCCCAGCCTGGGTCTGATGCGAACCGCTTTCGCTATTGGCATGTTGAATCTTGTCGTTGCGATATTAAACATCTGGCTTTTTCGAAGCGAACTTCAGGGTTACATGCAAAAACTCATATTGTGTGGCGGGCTGATGCTTATGCTTACCGGCGGATTTGTATGGTCTTTCCGGATCACAAGTTTTTTTGAGCGGTTTCTTTATCAGGACGAGATCATGTTGTCCCGGCAATCTGCCTATCAGCAGATTGTGGTTACAAAATGGAATCAGGATATCCGGTTGTTTATAGATGGAAACCTGCAATTTTCTTCCCGCGACGAATATCGGTATCACGAACCGTTGGTGCATATTCCAATGATGCTCACTATGTCCAGAGAGCGAATCCTCGTTTTGGGAGGAGGAGACGGTCTGGCTACCAGAGAATTATTAAAATATCCTGATGTAAAAGAAATTGATCTGGTAGATCTGGACCCTGAAATAACACATCTAGGCACCCATCATCCGGTATTTATTCGCCTGAATGATAGCTCACTCAATCGCCCAAATGTTCATATTTTTAATCAGGATGCGTATAAATTTGTAGAGGAAAGCTCTGATTTTTATGACGTTATCATTATCGACCTTCCTGATCCCAACAATACCAGTCTGGGAAAACTTTATAGCAAAGAGTTTTACTTTTTGCTTCAAAAACGAATGTCTGCCGGAGGAGTTGTCGTAACACAGTCCACCTCGCCATATTTTGCCCCTCAGGCTTTCTGGTGTATTCACCGCACATTGGAAGAAGTATTTCCGGTTACGATCCCTTACCAGGTATATGTCCCTTCTTTTGGCCAATGGGGCTTTAATATCGCCATTCAGGAGCCGGGAAAAATCAAAAATGGCGAAGAATCACTATCCACCCAGGTCATCAGCAACGTTGGGAAATATATGCAGGGAAATAGCCAGGAAATGAATTTGAAATTTTTAAACGAAGAGACCCTGGCAGGTTTGTTTTTATTTGATGTGGACACCCATGAAGTTGATGTCGAGGTAAACAGGCTAGACAATCAGGCGCTCATCCGGTACTATGAAAAAAGTTGGGATGACTGGCGATAG
- a CDS encoding tRNA-(ms[2]io[6]A)-hydroxylase, with translation MLRLKMKTDPLWVKHIVERNIQEILTDHAYCEQKAASTAISLIIQYPEFPDLVEKMADLAQEEMGHFRMVHKKIVERGYDLGKERKDSYVNELVKFIRQKGKGKEESLADKLLFAAMIEARSCERFKVLSENIDDQDLSDFYNKLMISEARHYTMFIKLARDLCPNIDVDKRWQEFLDYESDVISRYGKSEQIHG, from the coding sequence ATGTTGCGATTAAAAATGAAAACAGATCCTCTGTGGGTCAAACACATTGTGGAGAGGAATATACAGGAAATCCTGACGGATCATGCTTATTGTGAACAGAAGGCTGCTTCTACGGCAATTTCCCTTATTATTCAGTATCCTGAATTTCCTGACCTGGTAGAAAAAATGGCGGATCTGGCTCAGGAGGAAATGGGGCATTTTCGCATGGTACACAAAAAAATTGTGGAAAGAGGCTATGACCTCGGAAAAGAGAGGAAGGATTCTTATGTAAATGAGCTGGTAAAATTTATTCGCCAGAAGGGTAAAGGAAAGGAAGAAAGCCTGGCCGACAAGTTATTGTTTGCCGCAATGATTGAAGCCCGCAGTTGTGAACGCTTTAAAGTCCTGTCCGAAAATATTGATGATCAGGATCTGTCTGACTTTTACAACAAGCTTATGATCTCTGAAGCGAGGCATTACACCATGTTTATTAAGCTTGCCCGTGATCTTTGCCCCAATATTGATGTGGACAAGCGTTGGCAGGAGTTTCTGGACTATGAGTCCGATGTGATTTCCCGTTACGGCAAAAGTGAACAGATTCACGGCTGA
- a CDS encoding endo-1,4-beta-xylanase, which translates to MKTLTIFSLVLFLALFSPAQNLILNGGFENSGSNWFLWSDTGNGYSATISYNADQTHSGTKAAQIHVTQVNTGTASPYDRIWHIQLQYTPGFAVTSGQELHLKFWMKQKGPDKFAVANLSKNSPPYNVYDQVYYDVNNKWELYETNFAAPSNTSDIRLGIYVGADTGTYYVDDVELVPTGKMVDDNWYQQAESRIDTIRKGDFSIAVLDSTGTPITGKNISATLKKHYFDWGTALTLNKTINADETWYRQTATAYFNSGVFENAFKWPYMEPSSGVTDYTDVDYYLNWAQQQGWDLRGHALLWGGNKNWQSPAWLWGLPKDTLMARIERRIKRDVIHYQGIIKEYDVVNEPVHEKVVSQITGDTINHLVFKWAREADPSAKLYINDYSIINSGGDRGRYHHMVKKLIDQGAPVDGVGVQGHFWDLNPWWAIRMKLDFIASLGLPVKITEYDINPQQKNITDQQQAEAFGQMMRIAFSHPSV; encoded by the coding sequence ATGAAAACGCTGACTATTTTCTCTCTGGTCTTATTTCTGGCCTTATTCTCCCCCGCACAGAATCTTATCCTAAACGGAGGATTTGAAAATTCTGGCTCCAACTGGTTTCTTTGGTCTGATACAGGAAATGGCTATTCCGCAACCATCTCATATAATGCGGATCAGACCCATTCCGGAACAAAAGCCGCACAAATTCACGTCACACAAGTGAACACTGGAACCGCCTCTCCCTACGACAGGATTTGGCATATTCAACTTCAATACACACCTGGTTTTGCCGTTACCTCAGGTCAGGAACTACACCTGAAATTCTGGATGAAACAAAAAGGTCCAGACAAATTTGCCGTTGCCAATCTCTCCAAAAACAGCCCGCCCTATAATGTATATGATCAGGTCTATTATGATGTCAACAACAAATGGGAACTGTATGAAACGAATTTTGCCGCGCCTTCCAATACTTCCGACATTCGCCTTGGCATTTATGTCGGTGCGGATACAGGAACCTATTATGTAGATGATGTGGAGTTGGTGCCAACCGGAAAAATGGTAGATGACAACTGGTACCAACAGGCAGAATCGAGAATAGACACTATCCGGAAAGGTGATTTTTCTATTGCCGTGCTTGATAGTACCGGCACTCCCATAACTGGAAAAAATATCTCCGCCACACTAAAAAAACATTATTTTGACTGGGGAACAGCCCTCACACTCAATAAAACCATCAATGCCGACGAAACCTGGTATCGACAGACTGCAACTGCCTATTTCAACAGCGGGGTTTTCGAAAATGCCTTCAAATGGCCCTATATGGAACCTTCCAGTGGAGTTACAGACTATACCGATGTGGATTACTATCTCAATTGGGCTCAACAGCAAGGATGGGATTTGCGTGGACATGCACTGCTTTGGGGCGGCAATAAAAACTGGCAATCCCCGGCCTGGCTTTGGGGTCTTCCCAAAGATACCCTTATGGCCCGGATTGAAAGAAGAATAAAACGAGATGTTATTCATTACCAGGGTATTATAAAGGAATATGATGTTGTCAACGAACCGGTACATGAAAAAGTGGTTTCCCAAATTACCGGAGATACCATTAACCATCTGGTATTTAAATGGGCCAGAGAAGCTGACCCTTCCGCCAAACTTTACATCAATGATTATTCCATCATCAATAGCGGAGGCGACCGGGGAAGATATCACCACATGGTAAAAAAGCTGATCGACCAGGGTGCCCCTGTCGATGGCGTTGGCGTTCAGGGCCACTTCTGGGATCTCAACCCTTGGTGGGCCATCCGCATGAAACTCGATTTTATTGCCAGTCTCGGACTTCCTGTCAAAATAACCGAATACGATATCAATCCTCAACAAAAAAATATCACTGACCAGCAACAGGCAGAAGCATTCGGACAGATGATGCGAATCGCATTTTCGCACCCTTCTGTATAA
- a CDS encoding T9SS type A sorting domain-containing protein gives MFNDDKSSKHAADTVYHLIHEVWTTNASGTTSENGLFEFRGFYGEYELTLPSGEKVPLNFTPDAKDTVIYISGGTSAVEDMLPSVKMTLFPNPTQDKIFITISEHTTRYADIYITDLQGKTVENVFRGMISPLAIMEHSVQNLAPGMYIVVVQGENWSARSKFIVNEP, from the coding sequence ATGTTTAACGATGACAAATCCTCCAAACATGCGGCGGATACTGTTTATCACCTTATTCATGAGGTATGGACAACCAATGCCAGCGGCACTACTTCCGAAAATGGCTTGTTTGAATTTCGCGGATTTTATGGAGAATACGAATTAACGCTGCCTTCCGGAGAAAAAGTTCCCCTCAACTTTACTCCCGATGCCAAAGATACAGTCATATATATCAGCGGAGGAACTTCTGCCGTCGAAGACATGCTTCCATCTGTTAAGATGACGCTTTTTCCCAATCCCACACAGGATAAGATTTTTATAACTATAAGCGAACATACCACCAGGTATGCAGATATTTATATCACTGATCTTCAGGGAAAAACAGTTGAAAATGTATTCCGGGGGATGATTTCACCATTGGCGATTATGGAGCATTCCGTACAAAACTTAGCCCCGGGCATGTATATTGTTGTTGTGCAGGGAGAAAACTGGTCTGCCAGAAGTAAGTTTATCGTGAATGAACCCTAA
- a CDS encoding cytochrome P450, with translation MESSSISRSQIKQKPKINGPSGLPFIGILPGLIKNPFKFLVEVGQKYQGIVRLPILGIQLYLVTAAEDVRQILATNQRNYWKGPMLGRAKFLLGNGLATNEGHSWRNQRRLMQPAFSHQKIASLAEDVTARINMMLSAWSTLELEKKSFMIDKEMLRLTMDISAHSMFGESIGSSEGRELGMAVQKLQQHLNYRVFTFFLPESFPLPGARAAGKILKQLDNMAYRLIEERRANPTQKNDLLNLLLAIRDEETHEGMSDLQLRDEIVTLFVAGYDTTSMGLAWTWHLLAQHPEIEAAFHKEIDTVLNGRTPTFEDYPKLDLTRRIFQESLRFYPPVWIFFRTNFESDTFGDAVIPENSPILLCPYVTHRNPEYWDTPDQFNPDHFLPEKVNNRPKFAYFPFGGGGRQCIGEGFAYMKAVFSLAMIGQKYRLKSVPTHKVQPYSAPGLQPKYGIKMTLEARNPL, from the coding sequence ATGGAATCATCCTCTATTTCCAGAAGTCAGATAAAACAAAAACCAAAAATCAATGGCCCATCGGGTTTGCCTTTTATCGGTATTCTTCCCGGGTTGATAAAAAATCCATTTAAGTTTCTCGTTGAAGTAGGTCAAAAGTACCAGGGTATTGTGCGTTTGCCGATTTTAGGCATTCAACTATATCTCGTCACAGCTGCGGAAGATGTACGGCAAATCCTGGCAACCAATCAACGAAACTATTGGAAAGGCCCGATGCTCGGAAGAGCAAAGTTTTTATTGGGAAATGGACTGGCGACAAATGAGGGGCATTCATGGCGTAACCAGCGAAGACTCATGCAACCTGCATTTTCGCATCAAAAAATTGCTTCCCTCGCCGAAGACGTTACCGCCCGTATCAATATGATGCTCAGTGCCTGGTCAACCCTTGAATTGGAAAAAAAATCTTTTATGATCGATAAGGAAATGCTCAGACTGACTATGGATATTTCTGCCCATAGCATGTTTGGAGAAAGTATCGGATCATCAGAAGGAAGAGAATTGGGCATGGCAGTGCAAAAACTTCAACAGCATCTCAACTACCGGGTATTCACATTCTTTCTTCCCGAATCATTTCCGCTTCCAGGAGCCAGAGCAGCAGGAAAAATTCTCAAACAACTGGATAATATGGCATATCGGCTGATTGAGGAGCGCCGGGCAAATCCCACCCAAAAAAATGACCTGCTAAACCTGCTCCTCGCAATCCGGGATGAAGAAACTCATGAGGGCATGAGTGACCTTCAACTTCGCGACGAAATTGTTACTCTCTTTGTTGCCGGATACGATACCACCAGCATGGGACTTGCCTGGACATGGCATCTTCTGGCTCAACATCCGGAAATAGAGGCAGCTTTTCATAAAGAAATTGACACCGTCCTCAATGGCAGAACACCTACATTTGAAGACTACCCCAAACTGGATCTTACCCGAAGAATATTTCAGGAATCGCTTCGGTTTTATCCACCAGTATGGATATTTTTCCGCACAAATTTTGAATCTGATACCTTCGGGGATGCTGTGATTCCCGAAAACTCGCCCATACTGCTCTGTCCATATGTAACACACCGAAATCCCGAATATTGGGATACTCCCGATCAATTTAACCCTGATCATTTCCTGCCTGAAAAAGTAAACAACCGACCCAAATTTGCCTATTTCCCTTTTGGTGGTGGGGGCAGGCAATGTATAGGAGAAGGATTTGCCTATATGAAAGCGGTTTTCTCTCTGGCAATGATCGGACAAAAGTACCGGCTGAAATCTGTACCCACACATAAGGTGCAACCCTACTCTGCACCAGGACTGCAACCCAAATATGGAATCAAAATGACCCTCGAAGCGAGAAATCCGCTTTAG